One region of Acidobacteriota bacterium genomic DNA includes:
- a CDS encoding SDR family NAD(P)-dependent oxidoreductase yields MGDRLKDKVAIVTGAGSVGCGWGNGKAVAVLFAREGAKVLAVDVNPDAAEETRRIILEEGGECAVHRTDVSRAEQVKAMVDHCLEVYGRIDILHNNVGILEVGGPEEISEEQWDHLFAVNVKGMFLSCKYVLPVMERQGKGAIVNISSLAAIRYTGYPSISYNASKGAVNQLTQSVALQYAPKNIRANCILPGFLNTPMIVEPLKNAYGPGGVEEMVRKRDAMVPMGKMGEAWDVAYAALFLASDEAKYITGIELVVDGGITCRVG; encoded by the coding sequence ATGGGGGACCGTCTCAAGGACAAGGTAGCCATCGTCACCGGAGCCGGCTCGGTCGGCTGCGGTTGGGGCAACGGCAAGGCTGTCGCCGTGCTCTTTGCCCGGGAGGGCGCCAAGGTGCTGGCGGTGGATGTCAATCCCGATGCAGCCGAGGAGACCCGCCGCATCATTTTGGAGGAGGGAGGAGAGTGCGCCGTCCACCGGACGGACGTTTCCCGGGCGGAACAGGTCAAGGCCATGGTGGACCACTGCCTGGAGGTCTACGGAAGGATCGATATCCTCCACAATAACGTGGGGATCCTGGAGGTGGGCGGGCCGGAAGAAATTTCCGAGGAGCAGTGGGACCACCTGTTCGCAGTCAACGTCAAGGGCATGTTCCTGAGCTGCAAATACGTCCTTCCGGTCATGGAGCGTCAGGGCAAGGGCGCCATCGTCAACATCTCCTCGTTGGCCGCGATTCGCTACACGGGCTACCCGTCGATTTCCTATAACGCCTCCAAGGGGGCCGTCAATCAGCTCACTCAGAGCGTTGCTCTCCAGTACGCGCCCAAGAACATCCGGGCCAATTGCATTCTGCCGGGGTTCCTGAACACTCCCATGATTGTGGAGCCGCTGAAAAACGCCTATGGGCCGGGAGGCGTGGAGGAGATGGTCCGGAAACGGGACGCCATGGTTCCCATGGGCAAGATGGGAGAAGCCTGGGATGTGGCCTACGCGGCGTTGTTCCTGGCCTCGGACGAGGCCAAGTACATCACCGGGA